One window of the Microtus ochrogaster isolate Prairie Vole_2 chromosome 10, MicOch1.0, whole genome shotgun sequence genome contains the following:
- the H6pd gene encoding GDH/6PGL endoplasmic bifunctional protein isoform X1: protein MKYPKIWKMLVAAMCLALLGCLQAQEFKGHVSIILLGATGDLAKKYLWQGLFQLYLDEAGKGHSFSFHGAALTAPEQGQKLMDKALESLSCPKDLAPSHCDELKGQFLQLSQYRQLKTAEDYQTLNKDIETQVQQDGLWEAGRIFYFSVPPFAYADIARNINSSCRPHPGAWLRVVLEKPFGHDHLSAQQLASELGSFFQEEEMYRVDHYLGKQAVAQILPFRDQNRKALDGLWDRHHVERVEIVLKEMVDAEGRASFYEEYGVIRDTLQNHLTEILTLVAMELPHNISSSAAVLQHKLQAFQALQGLQKNSAILGQYQAYSGQVRQELQKPDSYQSLTPTFAGVLVYIDNLRWEGVPFILMSGKALDERVGYVRILFKNRAYCTQSERRWASEQSRCLPQQIVFYIGHGELGHPTILVSQNLFKPHLPTQSWKEVHGEPGLRLFGRPLSDYYAYRPVREQDAYSTLLSHIFHGRKESFITTENLLASWVFWTPLLDSLALEVPRLYPGGAENGHLLDFEFSGGQLSFSQQQLEVLMPELGSVPKPSDFQVLRAQYRQSPLVTAWPEELISRLASDIEATAVQSVRLFGTFHLALSGGSSPIALFQQLAMGHYSFPWAHTHLWLVDERCVPLSDPESNFQGLQAHLLQHVRVPYYNIHPMPVHLHQRLCAEEDQGAQSYAREISALVANSSFDLVLLGMGTDGHTASLFPQSPAGLDGDQLVVLTESPFRPHQRMSLSLPLINRAKKVAVLVMGRTKREITTLVSRVGHEPKKWPISGVLPLSGQLVWYMDYEAFLG, encoded by the exons ATGAA GTACCCAAAAATTTGGAAGATGCTCGTAGCAGCAATGTGCTTGGCCCTTCTGGGCTGCCTGCAAGCCCAGGAATTCAAGGGGCATGTTTCCATAATCCTGCTGGGAGCAACTGGGGACCTTGCTAAGAAGTACCTGTGGCAGGGCCTGTTCCAGCTGTACCTGGACGAGGCTGGGAAGGGCCATAGTTTCAGCTTCCATGGGGCCGCCCTGACAGCCCCCGAGCAGGGCCAGAAGCTCATGGACAAGGCCTTGGAATCCCTCTCCTGCCCCAAGGACTTGGCACCCAGTCACTGTGATGAACTCAAGGGTCAGTTTCTGCAGCTGAGCCAGTACCGCCAGCTGAAGACAGCTGAGGACTATCAGACCCTGAACAAGGACATTGAGACCCAGGTCCAGCAGGACGGGCTCTGGGAAGCTGGCAGGATCTTCTACTTCTCTGTGCCTCCCTTTGCCTATGCAGACATTGCCCGCAACATCAACAGCAGCTGCCGACCGCACCCAGGCGCCTGGCTACGGGTTGTTCTTGAAAAACCCTTTGGCCATGACCACCTCTCAGCCCAGCAGCTGGCTTCAGAGCTTGGGAGCTTTTTCCAGGAAGAGGAGATGTATCGAGTAGACCATTACCTGGGCAAGCAG GCCGTGGCTCAGATCCTGCCCTTCCGAGATCAGAACCGCAAGGCCCTGGACGGCCTCTGGGACAGGCACCATGTGGAGCGGGTGGAGATTGTCCTGAAGGAGATGGTGGATGCGGAAG GCCGAGCCAGCTTCTACGAGGAGTACGGCGTCATCCGTGACACGCTGCAGAACCATCTGACGGAGATCCTCACGCTGGTGGCCATGGAGCTGCCCCACAACATCAGCAGCTCGGCTGCCGTGCTGCAGCACAAGCTCCAGGCCTTCCAGGCCCTGCAGGGGCTGCAGAAGAACAGCGCCATCCTGGGCCAGTACCAGGCCTACAGTGGGCAGGTGCGCCAGGAGCTGCAGAAGCCAGACAGCTACCAGAGCCTGACACCAACCTTTGCAG GTGTCCTCGTCTACATTGACAACCTGCGCTGGGAGGGTGTGCCTTTCATCCTGATGTCTGGCAAGGCCTTGGATGAGAGAGTGGGCTATGTTCGGATCTTGTTTAAGAACCGGGCGTACTGCACCCAGAGCGAGAGACGCTGGGCGTCGGAGCAGAGTCGGTGCCTGCCCCAGCAGATTGTCTTCTACATTGGACATGGAGAGCTGGGCCACCCCACCATCTTGGTCAGCCAGAACCTGTTCAAGCCCCATCTACCTACCCAGAGCTGGAAGGAGGTACACGGCGAGCCTGGGCTCCGCCTTTTCGGCCGTCCTCTATCTGATTACTATGCCTACAGACCTGTGCGGGAGCAAGATGCCTACTCCACCCTCTTGTCTCACATCTTCCATGGCCGAAAGGAGTCCTTCATCACCACAGAGAATCTGCTGGCCTCCTGGGTCTTCTGGACCCCCTTACTGGACAGCCTGGCCCTCGAAGTGCCACGCCTCTACCCAGGGGGAGCAGAGAATGGCCATCTGTTGGATTTTGAGTTCAGTGGTGGCCAGCTGtccttctcccagcagcagcTAGAGGTGCTGATGCCAGAGTTAGGGTCAGTCCCAAAGCCCAGTGACTTCCAGGTCCTCAGGGCCCAGTACAGACAGAGCCCGCTGGTCACTGCTTGGCCAGAGGAGCTGATCTCTAGGCTAGCCAGTGACATCGAAGCCACTGCAGTGCAGTCCGTACGGCTCTTTGGCACGTTCCACCTGGCATTGTCAGGCGGGTCAAGCCCCATCGCCCTCTTCCAGCAGCTGGCCATGGGGCACTACAGCTTCCCCTGGGCCCACACACACCTGTGGCTGGTTGACGAGCGCTGTGTCCCGCTCTCAGACCCAGAGTCCAACTTCCAGGGCCTGCAGGCTCACCTGCTGCAGCATGTCAGGGTTCCCTACTACAACATCCACCCCATGCCGGTGCACCTGCACCAGCGGCTCTGTGCTGAAGAGGACCAGGGTGCCCAGTCCTACGCCAGGGAGATCTCAGCCCTGGTGGCTAACAGCAGCTTTGACCTGGTACTGCTGGGCATGGGCACCGATGGGCACACGGCCTCCCTTTTCCCGCAGTCCCCCGCTGGCCTAGATGGCGATCAGCTGGTGGTGCTGACGGAGAGCCCGTTCAGGCCCCACCAGCGCATGAGCCTCAGCCTGCCCCTCATCAATCGTGCCAAGAAAGTAGCTGTCCTGGTCATGGGGAGGACAAAACGTGAGATCACCACGCTGGTGAGCCGTGTGGGCCATGAGCCCAAGAAATGGCCCATCTCAGGCGTGCTGCCTCTTTCCGGGCAGCTGGTTTGGTACATGGATTACGAGGCCTTTCTGGGATGA
- the H6pd gene encoding GDH/6PGL endoplasmic bifunctional protein isoform X2, protein MLVAAMCLALLGCLQAQEFKGHVSIILLGATGDLAKKYLWQGLFQLYLDEAGKGHSFSFHGAALTAPEQGQKLMDKALESLSCPKDLAPSHCDELKGQFLQLSQYRQLKTAEDYQTLNKDIETQVQQDGLWEAGRIFYFSVPPFAYADIARNINSSCRPHPGAWLRVVLEKPFGHDHLSAQQLASELGSFFQEEEMYRVDHYLGKQAVAQILPFRDQNRKALDGLWDRHHVERVEIVLKEMVDAEGRASFYEEYGVIRDTLQNHLTEILTLVAMELPHNISSSAAVLQHKLQAFQALQGLQKNSAILGQYQAYSGQVRQELQKPDSYQSLTPTFAGVLVYIDNLRWEGVPFILMSGKALDERVGYVRILFKNRAYCTQSERRWASEQSRCLPQQIVFYIGHGELGHPTILVSQNLFKPHLPTQSWKEVHGEPGLRLFGRPLSDYYAYRPVREQDAYSTLLSHIFHGRKESFITTENLLASWVFWTPLLDSLALEVPRLYPGGAENGHLLDFEFSGGQLSFSQQQLEVLMPELGSVPKPSDFQVLRAQYRQSPLVTAWPEELISRLASDIEATAVQSVRLFGTFHLALSGGSSPIALFQQLAMGHYSFPWAHTHLWLVDERCVPLSDPESNFQGLQAHLLQHVRVPYYNIHPMPVHLHQRLCAEEDQGAQSYAREISALVANSSFDLVLLGMGTDGHTASLFPQSPAGLDGDQLVVLTESPFRPHQRMSLSLPLINRAKKVAVLVMGRTKREITTLVSRVGHEPKKWPISGVLPLSGQLVWYMDYEAFLG, encoded by the exons ATGCTCGTAGCAGCAATGTGCTTGGCCCTTCTGGGCTGCCTGCAAGCCCAGGAATTCAAGGGGCATGTTTCCATAATCCTGCTGGGAGCAACTGGGGACCTTGCTAAGAAGTACCTGTGGCAGGGCCTGTTCCAGCTGTACCTGGACGAGGCTGGGAAGGGCCATAGTTTCAGCTTCCATGGGGCCGCCCTGACAGCCCCCGAGCAGGGCCAGAAGCTCATGGACAAGGCCTTGGAATCCCTCTCCTGCCCCAAGGACTTGGCACCCAGTCACTGTGATGAACTCAAGGGTCAGTTTCTGCAGCTGAGCCAGTACCGCCAGCTGAAGACAGCTGAGGACTATCAGACCCTGAACAAGGACATTGAGACCCAGGTCCAGCAGGACGGGCTCTGGGAAGCTGGCAGGATCTTCTACTTCTCTGTGCCTCCCTTTGCCTATGCAGACATTGCCCGCAACATCAACAGCAGCTGCCGACCGCACCCAGGCGCCTGGCTACGGGTTGTTCTTGAAAAACCCTTTGGCCATGACCACCTCTCAGCCCAGCAGCTGGCTTCAGAGCTTGGGAGCTTTTTCCAGGAAGAGGAGATGTATCGAGTAGACCATTACCTGGGCAAGCAG GCCGTGGCTCAGATCCTGCCCTTCCGAGATCAGAACCGCAAGGCCCTGGACGGCCTCTGGGACAGGCACCATGTGGAGCGGGTGGAGATTGTCCTGAAGGAGATGGTGGATGCGGAAG GCCGAGCCAGCTTCTACGAGGAGTACGGCGTCATCCGTGACACGCTGCAGAACCATCTGACGGAGATCCTCACGCTGGTGGCCATGGAGCTGCCCCACAACATCAGCAGCTCGGCTGCCGTGCTGCAGCACAAGCTCCAGGCCTTCCAGGCCCTGCAGGGGCTGCAGAAGAACAGCGCCATCCTGGGCCAGTACCAGGCCTACAGTGGGCAGGTGCGCCAGGAGCTGCAGAAGCCAGACAGCTACCAGAGCCTGACACCAACCTTTGCAG GTGTCCTCGTCTACATTGACAACCTGCGCTGGGAGGGTGTGCCTTTCATCCTGATGTCTGGCAAGGCCTTGGATGAGAGAGTGGGCTATGTTCGGATCTTGTTTAAGAACCGGGCGTACTGCACCCAGAGCGAGAGACGCTGGGCGTCGGAGCAGAGTCGGTGCCTGCCCCAGCAGATTGTCTTCTACATTGGACATGGAGAGCTGGGCCACCCCACCATCTTGGTCAGCCAGAACCTGTTCAAGCCCCATCTACCTACCCAGAGCTGGAAGGAGGTACACGGCGAGCCTGGGCTCCGCCTTTTCGGCCGTCCTCTATCTGATTACTATGCCTACAGACCTGTGCGGGAGCAAGATGCCTACTCCACCCTCTTGTCTCACATCTTCCATGGCCGAAAGGAGTCCTTCATCACCACAGAGAATCTGCTGGCCTCCTGGGTCTTCTGGACCCCCTTACTGGACAGCCTGGCCCTCGAAGTGCCACGCCTCTACCCAGGGGGAGCAGAGAATGGCCATCTGTTGGATTTTGAGTTCAGTGGTGGCCAGCTGtccttctcccagcagcagcTAGAGGTGCTGATGCCAGAGTTAGGGTCAGTCCCAAAGCCCAGTGACTTCCAGGTCCTCAGGGCCCAGTACAGACAGAGCCCGCTGGTCACTGCTTGGCCAGAGGAGCTGATCTCTAGGCTAGCCAGTGACATCGAAGCCACTGCAGTGCAGTCCGTACGGCTCTTTGGCACGTTCCACCTGGCATTGTCAGGCGGGTCAAGCCCCATCGCCCTCTTCCAGCAGCTGGCCATGGGGCACTACAGCTTCCCCTGGGCCCACACACACCTGTGGCTGGTTGACGAGCGCTGTGTCCCGCTCTCAGACCCAGAGTCCAACTTCCAGGGCCTGCAGGCTCACCTGCTGCAGCATGTCAGGGTTCCCTACTACAACATCCACCCCATGCCGGTGCACCTGCACCAGCGGCTCTGTGCTGAAGAGGACCAGGGTGCCCAGTCCTACGCCAGGGAGATCTCAGCCCTGGTGGCTAACAGCAGCTTTGACCTGGTACTGCTGGGCATGGGCACCGATGGGCACACGGCCTCCCTTTTCCCGCAGTCCCCCGCTGGCCTAGATGGCGATCAGCTGGTGGTGCTGACGGAGAGCCCGTTCAGGCCCCACCAGCGCATGAGCCTCAGCCTGCCCCTCATCAATCGTGCCAAGAAAGTAGCTGTCCTGGTCATGGGGAGGACAAAACGTGAGATCACCACGCTGGTGAGCCGTGTGGGCCATGAGCCCAAGAAATGGCCCATCTCAGGCGTGCTGCCTCTTTCCGGGCAGCTGGTTTGGTACATGGATTACGAGGCCTTTCTGGGATGA